The proteins below are encoded in one region of Rhododendron vialii isolate Sample 1 chromosome 7a, ASM3025357v1:
- the LOC131333349 gene encoding probable 26S proteasome subunit YTA6 isoform X5, translated as MLAKALAHYFEAKLLLLDVTDFLLKVQSKYGGSNKESPFKRSISESTLERMSGLFGSFSMLQPKDEKRDSFAGHIRRQSSGVDVGSSCRGTECSSNPPKLRRNASDSANMNFLASQCTSSNPAPLKRTSSWSFDEKLLVQTLYKVLLSISKTSPIVLYLRDVEKLLFRSQRIYTLFQKMLKRLSGPVLILGSRIVDSGSNYGEVDERLTALFPYNIEIKAPEDETHLVNWKSQLAEDMKMMQCQDNRNHINEVLAANDLECDDLGSICVADTMVLGNYIEEIVVSAISYHLMNIKDPEYRSGKLVISSVSLSHGLSIFQEGKSAGKDTLKLEAKDVQKDEAIAVKPETKSGSTVPENKSDAEASASAVKDGNNPAPASKAPEVPPDNEFEKRIRPEVIPASEIGMTFSDIGALDETKESLQELVMLPLRRPDLFKGGLLKPCRGILLFGPPGTGKTMLAKAIASEAGASFINVSMSTITSKWFGEDEKNVRALFTVAAKVSPTIIFIDEVDSMLGQRSRAGEHEAMRKIKNEFMSHWDGLLTKQGEKILVLAATNRPFDLDEAIIRRFERRIMVGLPSVENREKILRTLLAKEKVDQGLDVKELATMTEGYSGSDLKNLCTTAAYRPVRELIRQERLKDLEKKRRAQEGKNLKDALDTEVEKEERVITIRPLNMQDFREARNQVAAGFATEGSIMNELKQWNDLYGDGGSRKKEQLTYFL; from the exons ATGCTTGCAAAGGCTTTAGCGCATTATTTTGAAGCCAAGTTGCTGTTGTTGGATGTAACGGACTTTCTATTAAAG GTCCAGAGCAAATATGGGGGTTCGAACAAAGAATCT CCATTCAAAAGGTCCATTTCAGAATCAACTTTGGAGCGGATGTCGGGTTTGTTTGGATCTTTTTCAATGCTTCAGCCAAAGGACGAAAAAAGAg ATTCTTTTGCAGGCCATATACGTAGGCAAAGCAGTGGAGTAGATGTTGGATCAAG ctGCAGGGGAACAGAATGTTCTTCCAATCCCCCAAAGCTTCGCAGAAATGCATCTGACTCAGCTAATATGAATTTCCTTGCTTCACAATGCACTTCTTCAAATCCAG CTCCTCTCAAGCGCACAAGCAGCTGGTCTTTTGATGAGAAGCTTCTTGTACAGACACTTTACAAG GTCCTACTATCAATATCAAAAACCAGTCCCATTGTTTTGTATCTTAGGGATGTCGAGAAGCTCCTTTTTAGGTCGCAAAGGATATATACCTTGTTCCAAAAAATGTTGAAAAGACTGTCAGGACCAGTTCTGATCCTTGGCTCACGGATCGTGGATTCGGGTTCTAACTACGGAGAAGTGGATGAGAGGCTTACTGCTCTATTCCCTTACAATATTGAAATCAAGGCACCTGAAGATGAAACCCATCTTGTCAACTGGAAGTCTCAACTGGCAGAGGATATGAAGATGATGCAATGTCAGGACAATAGAAATCATATCAACGAAGTACTTGCGGCTAATGACCTTGAATGTGATGATCTGGGTTCAATCTGTGTGGCGGACACCATGGTTCTCGGAAACTATATAGAGGAAATTGTGGTATCCGCAATCTCTTATCATTTGATGAATATAAAGGACCCTGAATACAGAAGCGGAAAGCTAGTTATTTCATCTGTAAG TTTGTCCCATGGTTTGAGCATATTCCAGGAAGGCAAATCGGCTGGCAAGGACACTTTGAAACTGGAAGCAAAG GATGTCCAAAAGGACGAGGCAATAGCTGTGAAGCCAGAGACAAAATCCGGAAGCACAGTCCCTGAGAATAAAAGCGATGCAGAAGCATCAGCTTCAGCAGTGAAGGATGGTAACAATCCAGCCCCAGCATCAAAAGCTCCG GAAGTTCCTCCTGACAATGAATTTGAGAAGCGCATAAGGCCAGAAGTTATACCAGCTAGTGAAATCGGCATGACATTCAGTGATATTGGTGCCTTGGACGAAACCAAAGAATCTCTCCAAGAACTAGTGATGCTACCTCTCCGAAGACCAGACCTATTCAAAGGAGGGCTTTTGAAGCCATGCAGAGGTATATTGCTATTCGGTCCTCCTGGCACGGGGAAGACTATGTTGGCCAAGGCCATCGCCAGTGAGGCGGGAGCAAGCTTCATTAACGTGTCTATGTCTACTATCACTTCGAAATGGTTTGGTGAAGATGAGAAGAATGTACGAGCGCTGTTTACTGTAGCGGCTAAGGTTTCCCCCACTATTATTTTCATTGATGAGGTCGATAGCATGTTAGGGCAACGTTCAAGAGCAGGAGAGCATGAAGCCATGCGGAAGATAAAGAACGAGTTCATGTCTCATTGGGATGGACTCTTGACAAAGCAAGGCGAAAAGATTCTTGTTCTTGCTGCCACGAATAGGCCGTTTGATCTCGATGAAGCGATTATCAGACGTTTCGAGAGAAG AATCATGGTTGGTCTACCATCTGTTGAGAATAGAGAGAAGATTTTGAGAACTCTTctggcaaaagaaaaagttgaccAAGGACTAGACGTTAAGGAGCTAGCAACTATGACAGAAGGGTATAGCGGAAGCGATCTGAAG AACTTGTGCACGACAGCTGCTTACAGGCCAGTCAGGGAACTAATTCGACAGGAGAGGCTAAAGGATCTT GAGAAAAAGCGGAGAGCTCAGGAAGGGAAGAATTTAAAAGATGCTCTAGACACAGAGgtggagaaagaagaaagagtaATCACTATCAGGCCTTTGAACATGCAAGACTTTAGGGAAGCAAGAAATCAG GTTGCTGCAGGCTTTGCAACCGAGGGATCTATAATGA